The sequence below is a genomic window from Anaerocolumna chitinilytica.
AATGTATTCCTGGATATTATTCTGGGACGATTGGCTTACCCGGTATATAATATGGAAATGTCAGCCGGTATCAATAAACTGATACTTAGTGTCTTCTACGGAGGCATGCATTGTGCAGCTATCCTTTGGTGCATAGCTATCATTATACTTTGTTATCTGATTCGAAAAAGCGCTATTGGTAAAATGATTGCTTATTTCGGCTTTTTGACTGCGGCATTGGTTCTTATAGGTGCTTTTCCCTGGGTGATTGGAAATGTTTTGTACTTTATTACACAACTGTTTTTCTCAACATGGTTTGTTATTCTTGGAATAAGAATATTGTTCGTTCAAAAGCAGACAAACAACTAATTATTTATTTTCTTAAGAAGTGAAAGCGTCTCAAGGAAATTTTTATATTGCTCATCACCAATTGACTGTTGCAGATTGGTTTGAGCATTTTTCCAAAGGGGTAGGGCGTCCTTCAGTTTCTCCTTTCCTTCATCACTTAAGGTAATTCTTTTTCTGCGTGAGTCTTTCTCTTCTGTTTGAACAATTACATACCCATTCTTACGTAGGATTTCAATATTACGTGTGACAGTTGTCTGGTCCATCATGGAATATTCAGCCAGTTCGTTAATTGAAAGGCCTTCTTCTTTGGAAGCAATATCATTTAATAAAGCGAACTGCGTCGATTTTATACCGGAATCATTAAGTGCCTTGTCATAATACTGTGTAACCATTCGGGTTGTCATACGTAGATTTCGGCATGCACAGTTTATTAGTCTCGGTTCTTCCTTTTTATCTGTTTTCATCTTAACTCCTTTCGTGAATATCAAATCTTCGATTTGATATTCCTGAATCTGTAGTTGAAAAAACGTCTTTTGTTTTTTCAAAGAAATAATATATATAACAATAAAGGTTGAAAAACCGCTTGTCAAGTGCTGTAAAAATTCCTGCCTCTCAATTCTTATCGATGGAATAAAGGACGCAGATACTTTCTGCCATTTCTCTTACTTTAGGATAGGGGCTTTCCAAAGCGTCCAAAACTAACTGACGGTATTGCTCTTGGTAATGGTTCTTTATATAATTAAGTGCATTTACCTTCCATTTCCAGAGTTCATCTGCTGTAAGGTAGAAAAATTTGGGCTGGACCTTATCTCGATAGAAGTCCTCTCCCATATTCAGAAGGGCTTCTGCGGTAAGAGAAGGGGCGAGTTCAGTAAGTCCCGGAAAAGCCTCTTGTGCTGCCCACTTTTTGTGATTCATAGGGCATACATCCTGACAGACATCACACCCATAAATCCATTCTCCAAAATTCTCGGCCATAGGTTCCTGTGGGAGGTTCCTTCCGCCGAAAGTTGTTAAAAAGGAAATGCAGCGAAGGGGATTCATGGTGTAGGCATTACAAAGGGAAGCGGTGGGACAGGCTTTGATACAACGGTCACAGTTTTTCGGGCAGGGAGGCAGAGTGGTATTACTTTTAAGTTCCAGTTCCATGTCAATCAAAAATGCTTCCAGATGAACCCAGGAACCAGATTCCGTATAGAAAAAATTATTCCGTCGGATAATTCCCAGACCAGCCTGTAATGCTGCCCAGCGCATTCCGACAACTCCAAATTTCCGGTTGATTTCAACTTTCAGCCCAAGGCTTTGCAGGTATAATTCCAATTGGCGGCTCTGTTGATATTCCGTGGTATTCTCGTCAATACGTACATCAAAAAGGTATGACTTCCCAATATGTCCGGAAACATTTTCTGGAACATGATACTTCGAATAAGGAACAGTCAGTATAATTACAGATTTCGCCCAAGGGAATTCCTCCTGAACATGAGCCAGGCGCTGTTGGCCTTTATAAAATACTCCGGAGTCCGGAACATTTTTAACCCGTTCCTCCAGTTTCTCCTGATATCCGTCCAGCATAGGAATTGGAATGATGCCGCATTTTTCATAGCCTAATTCTAAAGCCTTTTGTTTTATTGATAATGCGATTGATTCGATCATACAGATACTTATCCTTTCGAAATCATATTATATTCTATTATTATATGTATATACATATAATATCAAGCACTATTATATTTGTCAACAATATTCATTCGTTTATTATGTTGTAACCCAATTCCTGGACAAGAGTTTCAGGCAGTGTTATAGTATTGTTAATTTGTGAGTTGTGGTATTTTGCGGAAATGAGTGTAAGGAGGATTTGATAATGATTTATTTTAAGACTTTAGACAATATCAGTATTGAAGTTGTACATAAAACCTTTCAGGAGGCATTTTCAGATTATCAGGTTAAGATAGAGCTGCCGCTCTGGAAGTTTCAGCAGATGCTTCTAAGAAGAGGGTATCATCCTGCAATATCTATAGGAGCTTTCCAGGATGAGAGGCTGGTCGGGATCGTGCTGAATGGATTACGACAATGGAAGGGAAAGGTTACCGCATATGATCTTGGAACCGGTGTTATTGCGGAATTCAGAAGACAGGGTATAACCAGTGAGATGCTTTTGCAAGTCAAAAGCTTACTTAAGACAAAGCAGGTGGAGCAATATTTACTTGAAGTGCTGAAAACCAACCAATCTGCCATAGAGCTTTATAATAAGCAGGGATTTGAGTTACAAAGAGAATTTTCCTGCTATCAATTAGAGAAAGAAAAATTTATCCCCAAAACAAGTGTTAAGGTGAAGCACCTTGAGAGGCTTGAGCTTAAGGAACTAAGAGAATTCTGGAACTTTGAACCTTCCTGGCAGAATTCTGAGTCATCAATTGAAGCTGTACCGGAAGCTTTCGAATATGTCATTGCGGAATACAGCAGTACTGTGATAGCTTATGGTATGATTGATAAAAAGACCGGTGATATACCTCAGATTGCGGTTCATAAGGATATCAGGCGCAAAGGGATCGGGAGCAGTATATTGTCCGAATTAGTTAGAAGTACTGATGCACAGAGAGTTAGTGTACTCAATGTAGAGGCCTCTGATAAAAGCATGAATGATTTTCTGGTTCAATCAGGTTTTAATTATCAGGTTGGCCAATACGAAATGCTTTTAAAAGTACAATTCTGAGACTGTTGTAAAAGGAATTTCGGAATGGTGTCTTGCTTCCACAGGGGTCAACCCGTCTTTAACCCGTAACTTCCCTTTACACAGTCCCTGAAACCAGCTTAATGGTTTATCTTGAAGCTGGCCTTTCTATTGCTTTATCGGTTTGCGCTGCATTTTTGCTGGCTTCTTCTTTGTTTCTTCGCATTTCCTCTATGGACTTCTCAGGTACTTTGATACCTTTATAGTCTTTGGAAGGTATCAAGTTTTCAGAAGACAGTCTTACCTTTGCCAGCTTAATTTCCTCCTGATACTGAGGTAACCAAGCTTCGCCTGCGACCAGCATTTCATCCACCATCTGATAGATTTCTGCAGGTGTGCAGACTGCACCTGTTAATGGGTCCATTAACATTGCCTGGCGGAGCAGGGCAATATCACCAGTTACAGCAGCTTCTACAGCCAGGCGCTGTACCCAGATACTTTGAGAACAAATAGCAGCACAACCAAGGGGCAGATCACCTACCTTTGGGATATTAATACCATTAGCATCTATGTATCCAGGAACCTCAACTACACTCTCCGCAGGAAGATTCGTAATACAACCGTCATTCATCACATTAAAATGTCCGCGGTATACCCGTCCGGTTTCCAGACCTTCAATGATGTAGGAGCCATGTTCCTGGCTTCGATTCTCTGAAGTATATTGCTTTGCTGGTTCTTTCATCCAGTTAGGGAAATCATCCTCGAACCAATTTCTTCCTTCCCTGCAAACTCTGAGATATCCACCGGTTTCACCATTAATCCAAACACCTAAGTCAATCCATTTTTCCACTTCGTCAGGGCGTTTTCTGTACCAGGCAACATATTCGGACAAATGTCCATTCGATTCCGTAGAATAAAATCCAAAATTCTTTAAGACATCAATTCGAACCTTCTCAGTCTTTGATAATTCTTCATTTGCAAGGTAAGCCGGAAGAATTTTAGGCAGCATATCCTCCCCTTTGTGTTTAACAGAGATATACCAAGTCTGGTGATTGATTCCGGCACAGATAATATCAACTTCTTCTTTCTTTAATCCAAGAGCTCGGGCAATCTGGTCATGGCCGCCTTGTACTCCATGACATAGACCGATGGTCTTAACTTTTCCGTATTTATTGGCAGCCCAGGTAAGCATTGCATTAGGATTGGAATAATTGAGCATAATTGCACCAGGGGCAGCAACTTCTCTGATATCCTTGCAGAAATCCAATATTGCAGCCACACCACGCTGGCCATACATTATCCCTCCGGCACATAAGGTATCGCCCACACATTGGTCTATTCCGTATTTTAAAGGAATCTCCACATCAGTTTCAAAAGCTTCCAGCATTCCGATGCGGACACAATTAATAATATAGCGGGCATTTGTAAAGGCCTCCCTACGGTCAGTGGTTGCGTGAATCTGGATGGAGAGACCATTCTCCTGAAGGTCTCTTTGGCAAAGAGATGTAACCATGTCCAAATTGTGTTGATTGATATCAGTAAAAGCTACTTCAAGATCATGGAACTCAGGAACTGCCATCAAATCGGAGAATAAAGTCCTTGTAAAACCTACACTTCCGGCACCGATAAAAGCAATTTTAAATGACATAAATTATAACCTCCTGTTAAGTATGGTAGTAAATTATTTACTTGCAGTAATGCTAACAGTATTATATTCTATAATAAAAGAAGAGAAGGAAAGAATTCTTAACTTTATCATTAAATGTAAGAAATTATGATATATAAGTATGGAAATGAGCTATTTTATTCTTGATTACGCCTGTATGTATTTCGTATGGTTTGTATTTAGAGTTATATAATTGATTCTGGGCTAGAAAGCCTTTCTCCCTTATGTTTACAGGCAATACGCCTAAATCAAAAAGAAAGAATGCGCCTTGGAACCAGCGCATGAGTCTATCTTTCTGGTTTGGACGATTGCGTTCCCATTACTAAAACTAATCCATGAATATTTAAATTAAAATTAACTGGTATAATTATCCGAAAAGGAGATAGGAATATGAAAGATTTCATTAGAGAGCAAAGTGTTCAAGCAGCAGATAATGTAAGCTTATACAGTAGGAACAATCGGGATAACTGGTTTAAGGTTAACAGGTACTACGCTATGAACTTTGATTTCTTTGAGATGGAACCCCACACCCACGGAGAATTTGAGATTATGTATATAGCCAGCGGCTGCTGTAATATATACAGCTGGACTCAAAAGGAAGAAAAAAGATGGGAGATGAAAGAAGGAGAGTATGTAATCATTGACGGTGATACAAAACATCAGCTGGAAGTAGTAAGAGGAGTAAGATGCCGAATATTAAACCTGGAAATCTCGCTGTTACCACAGGTGGAGGATTTGAGTATAAAAAAGCTTAGCGGTCAGTCCAAATCCCTGGAGGATTTTTTGAAAATGCCGGTCCCCATATTCAAGGGTTATGATGCAGAGGGCAATTTGCATTCGATTCTGACAGATATTCATAAGCAGCTGCAAAATTCAACGGATGAAATGGAACATAAGGTAATGCAGAATCTGAACCTGGCCAGACTTCTGATTGAGCTTGGAAGACAAAGAATGAAAAAATATCGGAACGATGGCGGGAGTAAGTATGTGCGCATGGCTCTTGCTTATATGAATAATAATTACGATAAAGATATCAGAATTGAAGATATTGCAGAAGAGATAGGGATATCCTCCGCTTATCTTCAGCGGCTGTTTAAAGAACAAACCGGTAAGACACTGGTGGATAAAGTGAATGAGCTTCGGATTGAAAAGGCGAAACTTCTTCTTGAAACCAGCAGGCTGCCTGTAACGGACATTGCATTTAGTGTTGGCTTTAACAACCGCCAGCATTTTGCCTATACCTTTCGAAAGCTTACCGGATGCTCGCCTTCTGTTTACTGCAAACACAGGGGAGATTATCAAATCTGGATATAATAGACATTACCGGTTTACTGTTCTAGCTTACCTGTCAGTTTCTGATAGCCTATACCCCAATCAAACATTGCCTGAATAATCGGGCGCATGGATTCGCCAAGTTCTGTCAAGGCATAATCCACTCGAGGAGGAACTTCCGCATAGACCGTTCTCTCAACGATACCGTCTTCTTCAAGCTGACGCAATTGAAGAGTTAAAGTACGAAAGGTAATAGTTGGCATTAGTTTTTTTAATTCGCCAAAACGCTTCTTTCCGCCCAGAAGCCGGAAAAGTATAATGCCTTTCCATTTTCCGCTTATAATATTTAAAGTGGTTTCAACAGGGCAGATTCCATTGGTGCAATCCGGTGAAAGTGTATAATGTTCCATAGTTTTTCTCCAATACTATATAAAATGATAGTAATAATACTTTGAGTATATTATATATCATTTTTTTGCGTACTTCAACTATCTGACATTAAGTGATAATATGGCTACATTAAACGAAAGGTGGTAACAAATATGAGTAATATCAATGAAACAATTATAAAGGCATTCCAATTCCGCCATGCCTGCAAGAATTTTGATGGAAACAAAGCTGTATCAAAAGAAGATTTTGATACTATTTTAGAGGCAGCACATCTGTCCCCTTCCTCTTTTGGCTTCGAACCTTGGAAACTGATAGTAGTTCAGGATGAAGAAATAAAAAAGAAACTTTACCCGATTGCCTGGGGAGCTCAGAATAGTTTAAAGGGTGCCAGTCATTTGGTGATATTATTAGCCAGAAAAAAATCTGATACTATTTATAGCTCCGACTATGTAACCCATATAATGCGGGATGTACAGAAGCTGCCGGAGCAGATTGTAGAAGGTAAGAGAGAGGCATTTCGTAATTTCCAGCAAAATGATTTTAACCTGCTGGAAAGTGATAGAGCATTGTTTGACTGGGCTAGTAAGCAGACCTATATTGCCATGGCAAATATGTTAACTACGGCAGCATTTTTAGGGATTGACTCCTGTCCCATTGAAGGTTTTCATCAAAAGGCAGTTGAAGAGCTGCTTGCAAATGAAGGGCTTCTGGATCAGAACCTGTTCGGTGTATCCGTTATGGCAAGCTTTGGCTATCGCGCAGAAGCACCAAGCTTTGAAAAGACAAGACAGCCATTAAGTGATATTGTTATCTGGAAATAAAATAATAT
It includes:
- a CDS encoding MarR family winged helix-turn-helix transcriptional regulator, translated to MKTDKKEEPRLINCACRNLRMTTRMVTQYYDKALNDSGIKSTQFALLNDIASKEEGLSINELAEYSMMDQTTVTRNIEILRKNGYVIVQTEEKDSRRKRITLSDEGKEKLKDALPLWKNAQTNLQQSIGDEQYKNFLETLSLLKKINN
- a CDS encoding epoxyqueuosine reductase, which produces MIESIALSIKQKALELGYEKCGIIPIPMLDGYQEKLEERVKNVPDSGVFYKGQQRLAHVQEEFPWAKSVIILTVPYSKYHVPENVSGHIGKSYLFDVRIDENTTEYQQSRQLELYLQSLGLKVEINRKFGVVGMRWAALQAGLGIIRRNNFFYTESGSWVHLEAFLIDMELELKSNTTLPPCPKNCDRCIKACPTASLCNAYTMNPLRCISFLTTFGGRNLPQEPMAENFGEWIYGCDVCQDVCPMNHKKWAAQEAFPGLTELAPSLTAEALLNMGEDFYRDKVQPKFFYLTADELWKWKVNALNYIKNHYQEQYRQLVLDALESPYPKVREMAESICVLYSIDKN
- a CDS encoding GNAT family N-acetyltransferase gives rise to the protein MIYFKTLDNISIEVVHKTFQEAFSDYQVKIELPLWKFQQMLLRRGYHPAISIGAFQDERLVGIVLNGLRQWKGKVTAYDLGTGVIAEFRRQGITSEMLLQVKSLLKTKQVEQYLLEVLKTNQSAIELYNKQGFELQREFSCYQLEKEKFIPKTSVKVKHLERLELKELREFWNFEPSWQNSESSIEAVPEAFEYVIAEYSSTVIAYGMIDKKTGDIPQIAVHKDIRRKGIGSSILSELVRSTDAQRVSVLNVEASDKSMNDFLVQSGFNYQVGQYEMLLKVQF
- the melA gene encoding alpha-glucosidase/alpha-galactosidase; translation: MSFKIAFIGAGSVGFTRTLFSDLMAVPEFHDLEVAFTDINQHNLDMVTSLCQRDLQENGLSIQIHATTDRREAFTNARYIINCVRIGMLEAFETDVEIPLKYGIDQCVGDTLCAGGIMYGQRGVAAILDFCKDIREVAAPGAIMLNYSNPNAMLTWAANKYGKVKTIGLCHGVQGGHDQIARALGLKKEEVDIICAGINHQTWYISVKHKGEDMLPKILPAYLANEELSKTEKVRIDVLKNFGFYSTESNGHLSEYVAWYRKRPDEVEKWIDLGVWINGETGGYLRVCREGRNWFEDDFPNWMKEPAKQYTSENRSQEHGSYIIEGLETGRVYRGHFNVMNDGCITNLPAESVVEVPGYIDANGINIPKVGDLPLGCAAICSQSIWVQRLAVEAAVTGDIALLRQAMLMDPLTGAVCTPAEIYQMVDEMLVAGEAWLPQYQEEIKLAKVRLSSENLIPSKDYKGIKVPEKSIEEMRRNKEEASKNAAQTDKAIERPASR
- a CDS encoding AraC family transcriptional regulator; the protein is MKDFIREQSVQAADNVSLYSRNNRDNWFKVNRYYAMNFDFFEMEPHTHGEFEIMYIASGCCNIYSWTQKEEKRWEMKEGEYVIIDGDTKHQLEVVRGVRCRILNLEISLLPQVEDLSIKKLSGQSKSLEDFLKMPVPIFKGYDAEGNLHSILTDIHKQLQNSTDEMEHKVMQNLNLARLLIELGRQRMKKYRNDGGSKYVRMALAYMNNNYDKDIRIEDIAEEIGISSAYLQRLFKEQTGKTLVDKVNELRIEKAKLLLETSRLPVTDIAFSVGFNNRQHFAYTFRKLTGCSPSVYCKHRGDYQIWI
- a CDS encoding winged helix-turn-helix transcriptional regulator is translated as MEHYTLSPDCTNGICPVETTLNIISGKWKGIILFRLLGGKKRFGELKKLMPTITFRTLTLQLRQLEEDGIVERTVYAEVPPRVDYALTELGESMRPIIQAMFDWGIGYQKLTGKLEQ
- a CDS encoding NAD(P)H-dependent oxidoreductase, with product MSNINETIIKAFQFRHACKNFDGNKAVSKEDFDTILEAAHLSPSSFGFEPWKLIVVQDEEIKKKLYPIAWGAQNSLKGASHLVILLARKKSDTIYSSDYVTHIMRDVQKLPEQIVEGKREAFRNFQQNDFNLLESDRALFDWASKQTYIAMANMLTTAAFLGIDSCPIEGFHQKAVEELLANEGLLDQNLFGVSVMASFGYRAEAPSFEKTRQPLSDIVIWK